The region CGGCCTGCCGGTCATTCACATCCGCCACGAGGCCCTCAAGGAAGGAGCGACCTTTTTTCTGCCCGGCACGGACGGGGCTTCCATCCACGAGTTGGTAAAACCCGAGGCGGACGAGCCGGTGGTGGTCAAACACTATCCAAACAGTTTCCGAGAGACGGATTTGCTCGCGCGGTTGCGCGAGGCGGGCGTGACCCGGCTGGCAGTGGCCGGGATGATGACCCACATGTGTCTGGACGCCGGAGTGCGCGCGGCCGTGGACCTTGGTTTCGAGTGCGCGGTTTTGTCCGATGCCTCGGCCACCCGCGATCTGGAGTTCAACGGTGCCGTCGTCCCGGCGGCGCAGGTGCACGGAGCATTCCTTGCCGCGCTTCAGGCCGCGTATGCGCCGGTCATGACCGTGGCGGAACTGCCCTCGAAGTTTCTGGTCTAACAACAGGCGGAATCGACCTTGCGCCCGGTCAGTCTGTGCAGCCATACCGAGATGAGGTAGGAGGCACAGCCTACGCCGGGCGTGACCGTCACCGCCCGGACCGGGCAGTTGGTGGCGCAGGCTCCGCATTCCATGCACGCGTCGGGGTCGAGTATGGCCGCCTTTTTTTCACGCATCTCGAGGATGCGGTGCGGACAAACCTCCACGCACGATCCGCAGCCGATGCAGACATCGGTATCCAGCGCCAGGGTGGTCACGCCGTCCAGGTAGCGGAAATTCTTCATCACAGTCTCCTTTACTTGAGGAACGGCGCGGTCAGCCACAGGGCCAGGGCCGCCAGCCCGGCCACGGCCTGGAGCGGGATGCCCTGGCGCATTTCCTTTTCCACGCCCGAGGGCGAGGTGTAGGGCGTGGAGCCGGTGAAGTTCATGGCCAGATAAGACGAAACGGACGTGGTCCACAACAGGACGGCCATTGGTTCAAGCCATCCGGACAAGGGCAGCAGAAGCGCGGCCGCAAGTCCGGCCACGGCGCCGGCCAGCGCGCCCTTGGGCCAGAAGGACCGCCATGGCAGTCTGTCGAGCAGCAGGGGCACAGCGCAGCAGCCCGCAAAGATCCCGATAAGGGTGGCCAGCAGGGCCGTTATACCCCGATGCCACAGAGCGGACAGCGAGAACACGTCCGGCCCGATGCCCGAAAGCAGCAAGAGCGCGGGCAGGGTCCAGACCAGCGGCTTCCAGAGCAGGAAGATTTCCACCGGGATGAGCACGGCCCGTTCCTTCAGGGGGAAGGTCACCATGCGCATGTTCTGGTCGGCCTGGTTGCCGTTGTTGAGAAAATCCGACAGATCCTCGGCCCGCACCGGTCCCCAGATCACCTTGAAGCCGCACGCTTTTTTGACTTCGCGTCCGGCCACGCCCGTGGCCCCGAGCTGCGGCAGGATGATGTTTCGATGGTTCACCAACTGTTGGAGCTTGGCGTTGTTCACGCTGTAGACGATCTCGCCGGTGGCAAACAGCCCCTTGCCCGCTGCACACCAGACGTTGATGCCGCGGGTATCGGCCACGAGCAGCCATGCGTCGATGCCCGACAGTTCGCGTCGTACGGCGTCGAAAGTCAGCTTGTAATTGGCCGTGACCAGGACAGGTGAATCCGGAGTCGGGTCGCCTACGCAGTAAAGACCGGGCACCACCTTGTAGTGGCTGCGGGTCGCCCCCAGGCGGGCTAGGGCCGTACCCAGCCTGTCGGAAGGCAGCATGTGCGTGCGCACACGGGGGACAGGGCCGGCTGGAGTGCTGACGAAACCGTCGACGAACGGCTCTATGGTGTATCCCGGTTTTTCAAAGACCCCGGCACGGGGGTCCGGCTTGGGGCCTCAACAGGGCGCGTCGTCCTGCTGCGAGGGCGGTGGACAAACGCTTTCCGGGGCCATCAGGTCCAGTGGTTTGAGGGCCTTGTCGTCTTCATGGTTTAGCATCAACGGTTTCATGGCATCTCCGGTGTTATGGACAGGAGCGCCCTGATGAGCGGGCCGAATTTATCCACGGTCTCGCGATCCACACAGTAGCAGGTCCGGGGACCGTCCACTTCGCCGCGCACCAGCCCGGCCTCCTTCAAAATCTTGAGGTGCTGGCTGACCGTTGATTGGGCCAGGGGCAATTCGCCGACGAGCTGTCCGCAGGTGCAGGTGTGTTCGGTCAGCAGTTGTCTGAGGATGCGGATACGAGCCGGGTGGGCCAGTCCCTTGCAGACCTCGGCCAGGAACGCTTCGTCTTCGCTGTGCAGGGGAGGGGTGAAAAACATGATGTCTCCGAAATTGATTTATCGTAAATCTACGATAGGCGATAACTGTGTGGCAGTCAATGGAGGGCCTTCCCGGTCACCACATGGATCAGGACTTCGCCAACCGACGGTGGGAGCGCATGGTCACGACCGACTCCACGGTGTACACGGCCAGACCGGACCAGATCAGGGCAAAGGTCGTCAGGTGGCTGGCGTTGAACGGTTCCTTGTAGAGGAACACACCGAGCAGGAAGGCGATGGACGGAGCCAGGTATTGGAGCAGGCCCATGGTGGTCAACTGCAGGCGTCTGGCTCCGTATGCGAAACCGATGAGCGGCATGGCCGTGACAACGCCCGCCCCGATGAGCAGCAGGTCCACGCCCAACCCCTGTTGGAACAGGGCGGACGCGCCGTTCGCCTGGAGCCAGAGGATGTAGCCCAGAGCAAAGGGGCCGAGGACCAAGGTTTCCAGGAACAGACCGGGCAGGGATTCCACCGAGGCGACCTTGCGCAGCAGTCCGTAGAGGCCGAAGCTTACCGCCAGAGCCAGGGATATCCAGGGCAGTTGCCCGTGGGCGATCACCGAGTTGATCACGCCCAGGGCGGCCAGGCCGATGGCGACCATCTGGAGCGGCCGGAGCCTCTCTCGCAGGAAGATGAAGCCGAGCAGGACGTTGACCAGAGGGTTGATGTAGTAGCCCAGGCTGGTGTCCAGGACGTGCCCGGTGTTCACGGCCCAGATGTAGAGCAGCCAGTTGAATCCGATCATCAGCGAGCTGCCCGTCAGGATGAGCAGGTCGCGTTTGGACTTGAACGGGGCGAAGGTGTCGTTCCATCCCCGGCGCAGAGTCAGGATGATGGCGATGAAGACCAGGGACCAGACCACTCTGTGACAGAGGATCTCGAAGGGGTTCACCGTGATCAGGGATTTCCAGTAGACGGGCAGGAGCCCCCAGCCGAAGAAGGCGGCCAGGGCGGCGGCGAAGCCGTAGGATTTCTGCTTGGGATCGATATGGGGCATGCGATTCTTTCTCCGGGTGTAGGAGCGCGAAGATACTCGGGGACGCAGGCGTGG is a window of uncultured Pseudodesulfovibrio sp. DNA encoding:
- a CDS encoding cysteine hydrolase family protein is translated as MKTALLLIDLQNDYFPGGRMELVGSEPAAACAAQALRLFRDRGLPVIHIRHEALKEGATFFLPGTDGASIHELVKPEADEPVVVKHYPNSFRETDLLARLREAGVTRLAVAGMMTHMCLDAGVRAAVDLGFECAVLSDASATRDLEFNGAVVPAAQVHGAFLAALQAAYAPVMTVAELPSKFLV
- the hgcB gene encoding mercury methylation ferredoxin HgcB, with amino-acid sequence MKNFRYLDGVTTLALDTDVCIGCGSCVEVCPHRILEMREKKAAILDPDACMECGACATNCPVRAVTVTPGVGCASYLISVWLHRLTGRKVDSACC
- the hgcA gene encoding mercury methylation corrinoid protein HgcA, which translates into the protein MAPESVCPPPSQQDDAPCUGPKPDPRAGVFEKPGYTIEPFVDGFVSTPAGPVPRVRTHMLPSDRLGTALARLGATRSHYKVVPGLYCVGDPTPDSPVLVTANYKLTFDAVRRELSGIDAWLLVADTRGINVWCAAGKGLFATGEIVYSVNNAKLQQLVNHRNIILPQLGATGVAGREVKKACGFKVIWGPVRAEDLSDFLNNGNQADQNMRMVTFPLKERAVLIPVEIFLLWKPLVWTLPALLLLSGIGPDVFSLSALWHRGITALLATLIGIFAGCCAVPLLLDRLPWRSFWPKGALAGAVAGLAAALLLPLSGWLEPMAVLLWTTSVSSYLAMNFTGSTPYTSPSGVEKEMRQGIPLQAVAGLAALALWLTAPFLK
- a CDS encoding metalloregulator ArsR/SmtB family transcription factor codes for the protein MFFTPPLHSEDEAFLAEVCKGLAHPARIRILRQLLTEHTCTCGQLVGELPLAQSTVSQHLKILKEAGLVRGEVDGPRTCYCVDRETVDKFGPLIRALLSITPEMP
- the rarD gene encoding EamA family transporter RarD, which encodes MPHIDPKQKSYGFAAALAAFFGWGLLPVYWKSLITVNPFEILCHRVVWSLVFIAIILTLRRGWNDTFAPFKSKRDLLILTGSSLMIGFNWLLYIWAVNTGHVLDTSLGYYINPLVNVLLGFIFLRERLRPLQMVAIGLAALGVINSVIAHGQLPWISLALAVSFGLYGLLRKVASVESLPGLFLETLVLGPFALGYILWLQANGASALFQQGLGVDLLLIGAGVVTAMPLIGFAYGARRLQLTTMGLLQYLAPSIAFLLGVFLYKEPFNASHLTTFALIWSGLAVYTVESVVTMRSHRRLAKS